The Fulvia fulva chromosome 6, complete sequence genome includes a window with the following:
- a CDS encoding Calcium-transporting ATPase 3, which yields MAKPLASSNHVDVETQHSAAQHGGGLPATDDGGNVDDPPPIPNGVASAASSTDSVLLNDKSKGGARTRNTTTTNSSFITIEETNSDNIHAHAHTLSASSVANILATDAQNGLTANEVTHRRERYGSNKLESSGGIVWWRILLRQVSNSLTLVLVIAMALSFGTQDWIEGGVITAVIFLNIVVGFFQDYRAEQTIASLLAMAAPECKVIRDNGNLTNIKAEDLVPGDLVQLVTGDIVAADLRLVNSVNLASDEALLTGESKPSVKDADYISDKIDAPVGDRTNIAYSSTTLTRGRGAGIVIASGMNTEIGKIAVLLRDKPPSKEGPWLVRCGNRVLRGIKNALGLVGTPLQVKLSWFALFLFALAILLAIIVFSVNLWDIDDETLIYGICVAVAVIPESLIAVLTITMAVGSKAMARGNVIVRRMGALEAIGGVTNICSDKTGTLTQGKMLARKAMLPGGRFISVENETHPLDPTTGELKLDGKPLALEQIWPELELHRFFQIIALCNVSTVKAPHDEEAQWTATGEPTEIALSVMALRAGCGKQDTIHREGLRLLTEHSFDSAVKRMSAVYASDPNGELTCFTKGATEFLLPLMRVNEATSKAILAQADAMASEGLRVLCLAYRTLNPDEDSKIMDREHVEQDLMFAGLVGIYDPPRLESAGAIKQCQRAGITVHMLTGDHLKTATTIAREIGILAPHVTGSSSADAVMTASVFDKMSDQDLDNMASLPLVLARCSPTTKLRMLDALHRRGKYCVMTGDGVNDSPALKGADVGVAMGLNGSDVSKQAADLVLTDDNFASIVSAIREGRRLFDNIRKFLLHLLISNIAQVILLLIGLAFKDNNDVSVFPLSPLEILFANLVSSSFLAIGLGLEEASADVMTRPPHSLKAGVFTKELIIDKFIYGTCMGCLCLASFCIVAFGVGDGNLGDDCNHNHNDTCDLPYRARGTAYAILTVLLSVMAWEAKHLDLSLFNMYPNEDSRKGLSFFSTVTKNRFLFWAVMAGLVTPFPVIYIPVVNRIVFRHLPLTWEWGLVAGSIVVFISLVESWKAIKRRMKAKKARKNPIEVNNFDNDKSQV from the exons AGGCCTACCAGCCACAGATGACGGCGGCAATGTCGACGACCCGCCGCCTATACCGAACGGTGTTGCCAGCGCAGCCTCATCTACGGACTCTGTTCTCCTGAACGACAAGTCCAAAGGTGGAGCTCGCACTCGCAACACCACAACTACAAACTCATCTTTCATCACTATCGAGGAGACGAATAGTGACAACATCCATGCTCATGCACACACTCTGTCTGCCAGTAGTGTGGCGAACATTCTTGCAACAGATGCCCA GAATGGTTTGACGGCCAACGAGGTGACTCACCGTCGTGAGCGCTATGGATCCAACAAGCTAGAAAGCTCTGGTGGCATCGTCTGGTGGAGGATTCTCCTTAGACAAGTCTCGAACAGCTTGACCCTAGTTCTGGTGATAGCCATGGCACTCAGTTTCGGGACTCAAGACTGGATTGAAGGCGGTGTCATCACAGCGGTCATCTTCCTCAACATCGTCGTCGGCTTCTTCCAGGACTATCGCGCCGAACAGACCATCGCCTCTCTTCTGGCCATGGCGGCGCCTGAATGCAAGGTCATCCGCGACAATGGCAACCTCACGAACATCAAGGCAGAGGATCTGGTCCCTGGCGACCTTGTTCAGTTGGTGACGGGCGACATCGTGGCTGCTGATCTCCGTCTTGTCAACAGCGTCAACCTTGCCAGCGACGAAGCTCTCCTCACCGGTGAATCGAAGCCTTCTGTCAAGGACGCCGACTACATCTCCGATAAGATCGATGCCCCTGTCGGCGATCGGACCAACATTGCCTACTCGTCGACCACATTGACACGTGGTCGCGGAGCTGGTATCGTCATTGCTAGTGGTATGAACACCGAAATTGGCAAGATCGCTGTCCTGTTGCGGGACAAGCCTCCTTCAAAGGAAGGTCCATGGCTTGTCAGATGCGGCAACAGAGTCCTGCGCGGTATCAAGAACGCTCTTGGTCTCGTGGGCACGCCTCTCCAGGTCAAGCTTTCTTGGTTCGCCCTGTTCCTCTTCGCCTTGGCCATACTCCTCGCCATCATTGTCTTCTCGGTGAACCTCTGGGACATTGACGATGAGACCTTGATCTACGGTATCTGTGTGGCAGTTGCTGTTATCCCTGAATCTCTGATCGCTGTGTTGACCATCACCATGGCTGTAGGCTCAAAGGCTATGGCACGAGGTAACGTCATCGTGAGAAGGATGGGTGCGCTCGAGGCAATTGGTGGCGTCACCAACATCTGTTCCGACAAGACAGGAACATTGACCCAGGGTAAGATGCTTGCCAGAAAGGCAATGCTTCCCGGTGGTCGCTTTATCAGTGTAGAGAACGAGACACACCCCCTCGATCCCACTACAGGTGAGCTGAAGCTGGATGGGAAGCCGCTTGCTCTAGAGCAGATTTGGCCAGAGCTCGAATTGCATCGCTTCTTTCAGATCATCGCGCTGTGCAACGTGTCTACTGTCAAGGCGCCTCACGACGAAGAAGCCCAATGGACAGCCACGGGAGAACCCACCGAGATAGCTCTCTCTGTCATGGCACTGCGAGCTGGTTGCGGCAAGCAGGATACTATTCACCGCGAAGGCCTTCGACTGCTTACAGAGCACTCTTTCGACTCGGCTGTAAAACGAATGTCAGCCGTGTACGCTAGCGACCCGAATGGGGAGCTGACCTGCTTCACCAAGGGCGCCACTGAATTCCTCCTGCCTCTGATGAGGGTCAACGAGGCAACATCGAAAGCTATCCTGGCACAGGCAGACGCCATGGCCTCTGAAGGTCTGCGTGTTCTTTGCCTTGCATACCGAACCTTGAACCCAGACGAGGACAGCAAGATCATGGATCGCGAACACGTGGAGCAAGACCTCATGTTTGCCGGCCTGGTCGGTATCTACGATCCCCCTCGTCTCGAATCTGCTGGCGCCATCAAGCAATGTCAACGAGCAGGGATTACCGTTCACATGCTTACTGGCGACCACCTCAAGACAGCTACTACCATCGCCCGGGAGATCGGTATCTTGGCACCGCACGTTACTGGATCTTCCTCTGCCGACGCGGTGATGACTGCCTCTGTCTTCGACAAGATGTCTGATCAAGATCTGGATAACATGGCTTCTCTCCCATTGGTCCTCGCACGTTGCAGTCCTACCACAAAGCTGCGTATGCTTGACGCTTTGCACCGCAGAGGCAAGTATTGTGTGATGACTGGAGACGGAGTGAACGACTCGCCAGCTTTGAAGGGTGCCGATGTGGGCGTCGCCATGGGCCTCAACGGCAGCGATGTTAGCAAACAAGCCGCAGATCTGGTCCTTACCGACGACAACTTCGCATCCATCGTCTCAGCTATCCGCGAAGGCCGTCGTCTCTTCGATAACATCCGGAAATTCTTGCTGCACTTGCTCATCTCGAACATCGCTCAAGTCATTCTACTCCTCATCGGCCTGGCCTTCAAAGACAACAACGATGTCTCCGTCTTCCCACTATCACCACTCGAGATCCTCTTCGCCAACCTGGTCTCCTCTTCCTTCCTCGCCATCGGCTTGGGTCTCGAAGAAGCATCAGCAGATGTAATGACCCGCCCACCACACTCACTCAAGGCAGGCGTCTTCACCAAAGAGCTCATCATCGACAAATTCATCTACGGAACCTGTATGGGCTGTCTATGCCTCGCAAGCTTCTGCATCGTCGCATTCGGCGTCGGCGACGGCAACTTAGGCGACGACTGTAACCACAACCACAACGACACCTGCGACCTCCCATACCGTGCTCGCGGTACAGCTTACGCTATTCTCACCGTCTTGCTCTCCGTCATGGCATGGGAGGCGAAGCATTTGGATCTCAGTCTGTTCAACATGTACCCGAACGAGGACTCGCGCAAGGGACTCTCCTTCTTCTCCACCGTCACCAAGAATCGCTTCCTGTTCTGGGCGGTCATGGCTGGTCTGGTCACGCCGTTCCCGGTTATCTATATCCCTGTCGTCAACCGCATTGTGTTCCGCCACCTGCCGTTGACGTGGGAGTGGGGTCTGGTGGCTGGTAGTATTGTTGTTTTCATCTCGCTTGTTGAGAGCTGGAAGGCTATCAAGCGTAGGATGAAGGCGAAGAAGGCGCGCAAGAACCCTATCGAGGTTAACAACTTTGACAATGATAAGTCTCAGGTTTAG